Within the Bacteroidota bacterium genome, the region AAATGAAGTGATAGCCAACCGTGCGATCGAACTTGCAGGAGGTGTTGTCGGGAGTAAAAAACCGATCCATCCGAATGATGATGTGAATAAGGCACAGTCTTCAAATGATACATTTCCGACTGCGATGCATATTGCAGCAGCAATGGCTGTGAATGAAAAACTCATCCCAATGGTTACAAAACTTCGCGACGCTCTCGCAGCAAAATCTGAAGAATTCAAGGATGTGATAAAAATTGGCAGAACCCATCTGATGGATGCCACACCTCTGACACTCGGACAGGAATTCAGCGGATACGCTCAACAGTTGACCAACGGACTAAAGAGAATTAACAATTCACTTCCGTTTGTTTATGAACTTGCTCTCGGTGGCACCGCTGTTGGTACGGGGTTAAACACTCACCCCGAATTTGCAGTAAAGGGAGCTGCGAAGATTGCCGAACTGACAGGGCTTCCTTTTGTAACAGCACCCAATAAATTTGAATCGCTCGCAGCACATGACGCCATGGTCGAGCTTCACGGTGTATTGAAAACCCTCGCTGCATCGCTGATGAAGATTGCGAATGATGTAAGATGGCTGGGAAGCGGCCCCAGGTCGGGTATCGGAGAGTTGAACCTTCCGGAGAATGAACCCGGAAGCTCCATAATGCCGGGAAAAGTTAATCCGACACAGTCCGAGGCAATGACAATGGTTTGTGCTCAGGTTTTCGGGAATGATGTGGCGGTCAATTTTGGCGGTGCATCGGGTAATTTTGAACTCAATGTATTCAAGCCTGTGATAATTTACAATGTTCTTCAGTCAGTCAGGCTGATTTCTGATGCGTGTGAGAGCTTCACCGACCATTGTGTGGTTGGAATTGAAGCCAACACTATGAACATCAAAAAGCATGTTGAGAATTCGCTGATGCTGGTCACTTCGTTAAATCCTCATATCGGCTACGATAATGCAGCAAAAATTGCGAAAAAGGCACATAAAGAACACAAAACTCTCAAGGAAACTGCATTGGAGCTCGGACTTCTCACAGAGGAGCAATTTGATAAAATTGTAAGACCCGAAGAAATGATTTCTGCAAAGATGTAGTTCTTCCGGTAGCTGAAAGTTGTAGATGAAAGAGGCTGTCAGGAAAATGGCAGCCTTTTCACCTTTGCCGCTATTTTTTCCTGTAAACTAGGCAATTATTCTGCCCTCGAAAAATCATTCTGGAACTCTCTGAATTAAAAATAATTTTTCTATAATGCAATCGGGAAAAGGTATTACTCTTTACCTTTTTTTATTCGGATGTTGTTATAAAATTAAGGTGAGCGTTGGATTTTGATTTGATTCAATGTTGCACAATTCATTGTGAATAAAAGGTATCATGAGTTCATTGTTTATAGTTCTTAAAGCCGGGCTTATTATCAACACTTGGGAAATATTTTTGTTTTCTGCAGGGAAACAGACCGCACCTCCGTTTTGGTTTGGTAACTTTCTGCCTTCTCTTTTTATCTCCTATCCCGGTTTTAC harbors:
- the fumC gene encoding class II fumarate hydratase, which codes for MEHRIETDTMGEVQVPADKYYGAQTGRSLMNFKIGGEKMPAELIKAFGILKKAAALTNKELGLLSEEKTALIAEAAQEVIDGKLEGNFPLVVWQTGSGTQSNMNVNEVIANRAIELAGGVVGSKKPIHPNDDVNKAQSSNDTFPTAMHIAAAMAVNEKLIPMVTKLRDALAAKSEEFKDVIKIGRTHLMDATPLTLGQEFSGYAQQLTNGLKRINNSLPFVYELALGGTAVGTGLNTHPEFAVKGAAKIAELTGLPFVTAPNKFESLAAHDAMVELHGVLKTLAASLMKIANDVRWLGSGPRSGIGELNLPENEPGSSIMPGKVNPTQSEAMTMVCAQVFGNDVAVNFGGASGNFELNVFKPVIIYNVLQSVRLISDACESFTDHCVVGIEANTMNIKKHVENSLMLVTSLNPHIGYDNAAKIAKKAHKEHKTLKETALELGLLTEEQFDKIVRPEEMISAKM